A stretch of Candidatus Omnitrophota bacterium DNA encodes these proteins:
- a CDS encoding peptidylprolyl isomerase, which translates to MTRPKTRYQISKALLISDIALLCALGMGEAATVDRIAAIVNEDVITEADVSASAEAMLDRPDEASAEQAPKMREFALQRLIEQRLLLQEARKAGVTVESAEVLRRFDQFRERLGSPEEVADQLRQMAMSEEQVREKIRDQLLVQQLVDAKVRATITVSPQEVASELSQHPELAKKGDRIKASHILIRVTEARPVEQARALIEDIRRQALAGAEFEQLARQYSEDDQKDDGGRMDWVAEGELMPELDTALFALKPGEISAPINSRLGVHLLRVDDRRASEHLSLTEAHRSVYQQIYQRKFQDAFLRWIGDIKRKAYIEIPNI; encoded by the coding sequence ATGACTCGTCCTAAGACTCGATATCAGATATCAAAAGCCCTTTTGATATCTGATATCGCCTTGCTTTGTGCGTTGGGAATGGGCGAGGCGGCCACTGTCGACCGCATCGCCGCGATCGTGAATGAAGACGTCATCACGGAGGCGGATGTCAGCGCCTCAGCCGAGGCTATGCTTGATCGCCCGGATGAGGCGTCGGCCGAGCAGGCGCCGAAGATGCGCGAGTTCGCGCTGCAGCGGCTCATCGAGCAGCGCCTGCTGCTGCAGGAAGCGAGAAAAGCCGGTGTAACCGTTGAGTCGGCTGAGGTCCTGCGGCGGTTTGACCAGTTCCGCGAGCGCCTCGGATCGCCCGAGGAGGTGGCGGATCAGCTGCGGCAGATGGCCATGTCCGAGGAGCAGGTTCGGGAGAAGATTCGGGATCAATTGCTGGTGCAGCAGCTGGTCGATGCAAAAGTCCGCGCCACCATCACGGTCAGCCCGCAAGAGGTGGCCAGCGAGCTGAGCCAGCACCCGGAGCTGGCCAAGAAAGGCGATCGCATCAAGGCGTCCCACATCCTCATCCGCGTCACCGAGGCTCGGCCGGTCGAGCAAGCGCGCGCGCTCATCGAAGATATCCGGCGGCAAGCGTTGGCTGGGGCGGAGTTCGAGCAGTTAGCGCGACAATATTCTGAGGACGACCAAAAGGACGACGGCGGCCGCATGGATTGGGTCGCCGAAGGCGAGCTGATGCCGGAGCTGGATACAGCGCTCTTCGCCCTGAAACCCGGAGAGATCTCGGCGCCGATCAACAGCCGGCTCGGAGTCCATCTGTTGCGCGTGGATGATCGGCGCGCCTCGGAACACCTCTCGCTGACCGAGGCGCACCGGTCGGTGTACCAGCAGATCTATCAGCGCAAATTCCAAGACGCCTTCCTGCGCTGGATCGGCGACATCAAGCGCAAGGCGTATATTGAAATACCTAACATCTAA
- a CDS encoding transcription-repair coupling factor — protein MMAFMEGAVDVLVTTTIIESGIDIPNANTLIVNDAESFGLADLYQLRGRVGRFDRKAYAYLVVARSTALTPEARKRLEAMAEHTALGSGFNIAMEDLKIRGAGNLLGVEQSGHVSAIGFDLYCRLLREAVARLREGEASMPPADRVRELVMETR, from the coding sequence GATGATGGCCTTCATGGAAGGCGCGGTCGATGTGCTGGTGACCACAACGATCATTGAATCCGGCATTGACATTCCTAACGCGAATACGCTGATCGTCAACGATGCCGAGAGCTTCGGACTCGCGGATTTGTATCAGCTCCGAGGCCGGGTCGGGCGATTTGATCGAAAGGCATACGCCTATCTGGTGGTGGCGCGCTCCACGGCGCTCACACCGGAAGCTCGCAAGCGTTTGGAAGCGATGGCGGAGCATACGGCGCTGGGATCAGGATTTAACATTGCGATGGAGGACCTGAAGATCCGCGGGGCCGGCAATCTGCTCGGGGTGGAGCAATCCGGCCATGTGAGCGCTATCGGATTCGATCTGTACTGCCGGCTGCTGCGCGAGGCGGTCGCGCGGCTTCGGGAGGGGGAGGCGTCGATGCCGCCGGCTGACCGCGTGCGCGAACTCGTGATGGAAACCCGATGA